The Alphaproteobacteria bacterium 33-17 genomic sequence CGGCGTAATCTTAGCATTTTTAGCAGCTATCATATCTATTGGGTGATTGCCTATATATGCAATAGCATTATGAATTTGATATTTTTTGATAGTTTCTAATATAATGGCAGGATCGGGCTTTCTTGGAACATCAGGAAAATCACCAAAACATACAGTGCCTTTAAAATATTTTTCAAAATATGAATTCCATACATTTTCATAAAATTCGCGCGGTCTGTTTGAAACTATATAAAGATCATATATACTTGATAGTTTCTCCATATTTTCCTTAGAAATATAGGCAGTTTCTTCATGACGTGATATTTCAAAATATACATTAACATAAACTAACTTTAATGCATCGAGTGGAATATCAAGGTCATTATCAATCAAATATTGCTTAATAAATAGCAAATCATCTTTTTCAGCATAATTTTTTCTTATAAATAATAAATCACCTAGAGAAATATTTGAGCCGGTGAAATAATAGTTTAACGTTCCCAGGATTGTTTTTTCACGACTCTTATTTAATAATACTAATGTATCATCAAGGTCAAAAAGTAATGTTTTGTTTGTCATATGAGCCTAGAGTATAGTTTAATGGCAACTTTTAAGTGTAATTTTGCCACCCTCATTACATTACTTTAACAAGGATAAGTAAAAAAACATTTTCAAAATGCATAAAATGTACTAATAAGTTTAGCATAGATGATTTCTTTTTCAAAGCTAAGAGGTTTTATGATGCTAAAGTCATTCTTCACTATATTTGCTGCTATAATTCTTTTAAGTGGATGTATTTCTTCTAAACTGGAAACTGTAGCGAATAAATCAGGTTACCATGTAAGCTCAGAAGCTTTAACTTTTGATATTACTGATGAGTCAGTGCTTGATATGAAAAACTGGCTTGCTACCGATAAAACGCCTTATACAGCAACCATTAAATACGGTAAGCTGTCAAATAAGATGTTAAGGTCTGTATTTAAAGTACTAAATGCTCATAAAATCAAATATAAGCTAGAAAAAGGCGCAAGCGAAAACAAAATTATACTCTCAGCAGTATCAGTAAAAGCTTTGGAATGCGAAGGAATGGGATGTGCTTCATCAAATAATCTGCTTAAGATGTTAAGTGATGAAAAACAACTGACTTCGCCAAAAGCTTCCAAAAATCACTATTCATATACTTTTAATTAAAAATCAAGGGTTTAAACATGGAAAGAACATTATCAATTATAAAGCCAGATGCAACTAAAAGCAATTATACAGGCGCTATTAACAAGATTTTTGAAGATGCAGGTCTTAAAATCGTTGCTCAAAAAAGAATGAATTTAACAAAAAAAATGGCTGAAGGTTTCTACGCTGAGCATAAAGAGCGTCCATTCTTCGGTGAACTCGTTGATTTCATGATTTCGGGACCAGTAGTAGTGCAAGTATTACAAGGTAATGACGCTATTGCTTTAAACAGAAAGCTTATGGGCGCAACAAACCCAGCAAATGCTGAAGAAGGTACAATCAGAAAGTTATTTGCAAAAAGCATGGGTGAAAACTCAGTTCATGGTTCAGACTCTCCTGAAGCAGCGAAAAGAGAAGTGGCGTACTTTTTTGCAGAAATCGAAATCGCTGAATAATATTATTGCTCATTGTTAAACACTACAGCGTCGTTTCCTTGCTCATGTACCATATAAAGTACATTTCGCTCGTCACTTCTTGTATTGTTTAATCTGAGACAATAATATAAATTTCTTGTAAAAAGCTTTGATATTCTGAAATATATTTAGAAATATCAGTGGTTTATTTATAAAAATCCCTGGAAAGTTTTCTTAGGGATTTTTTAATTTAAGGTAGGTCTTGACATAGTAGCTAGGTTTATATATAATCCGTGCTTATTATGAAATTTTATATATTAGGTAGCGTAAAATGGCTAAAAAAAATATCGTTCTTATAAAAATGGTTAGTACTGCAGGTACTGGTTATTTTTATGTTGCTAAGAAAAACCCTAAGAAAATGACAAAAAAATTACTTCTCAAAAAGTACGATCCAAAAGTTCGTAAACACGTTGAGTTTAAAGAAGAAAAAATTAAATAAGCATTTGTTTATTTGAAAAATTGGAAAAAGCCCCGTATCGGGGCTTTTTTTATTAGCCGCCTACTTGTGGTCCTTTATTAGGACCTGAGTGTCCAGGTACGGCAGGTGTAGACCCAGGCGCTGGGGCAATGCCCCCTGAATTAGATTGTCCAGGAGCGCTTGTTGCATTCTGAGCGGTTTGTAATCCCGATGTAGTCCCGCGTATTGCAGTGTTGCCAGCTGGTGATTGACCAGCGCTGTTACCTTTGTTTTTTAAAGAAGTTATAAAGTTATCTGGATTAGTTCTGCTAAAAGCGTCTCTTGCTTTAGCAGCAGCTTTGCTAGCATTCTCGCTGGCTTTAGTGGAAATTTCTGAAGATCCTAAAGTTTTGTCTTTAATTGCATCTTTATTTTCTTGTTTAGTCTCCTTTTTAGCGGCATCATAAGCTTTATCTAAGCCTTTTTTCTCTTTTTTGGTTTCTTTGGCTAAATTATCTTTATCGCCTTTGATATCTTTTATTTTGTCCTTAACTTCTTTAAGTTCGTTAATAAATCCATCGCGTGCTATATGGTTAGCTATAGTTTTGGGATCCTTAGGATTGCCTGTCGCAATTTCTCTATTAAGCTCTTTGATACTTTTTTTCAGTGCTTCTTTACGATCATTTAAAGTACCTAATTCTTGCTTCATTTCTCTTTTAGATTCTTTTACTGCATCTTTGAGGTTTTGTTTTGCAATGCCTTTTTCTTCTTTTAGACCTTCTAGAATTGGTTCAACTGATGCTTTAGCAACTGAATTTTTAAGACTGTTAATACTGTTGTTAATAGTGTATTCTTTAGCTTTCTTTTTAATAATATTGCCAAGTTTCGGGAATCCGCCTCCTAAACATGCCCCAAAGGCTGCTCCAATAGGACCGCCAACCATAAAGCCTAGTACTGCACCACCTAGTCCGCCAAATAAGGCTTTCTTATCAATAAAGAACCCAAATAATTTAAAGCAGCCTTTTTTCTCTGGATATTTACCTGTTTGGGGATCTTTCTTAAGTTTACCAAATATTCTGGTATCTTTAGATTTTGCCTGGTCCAACTCTTTGTTATACTTTTCTAATTTTCGATCAAATTCTGTTTTTGGCGTGCCATTTCCTTGTTGGCTTTGGGCAGAAGTAGATAAATTAGGGTCATTTTGATTTGGATTAGCTGATGCATTAATATCTGGTTCAGCAGCAGGATCTCTGGGTGCAGGTTCAGGCTGAGGTGCGCGAGCCTGTGTTGCTGCCATATTACTTACTATTGGCGCAGCTTCAGCCTCATTATTGGCACTGTTTGGATCTGGATTGCCACTATCTTTAGACATGATAACTAACCTATTTTAAAAATTCCTATATATAATATATTAATTTATTAACCAATTTTAGTCAATAAAATCGTCTTGCGCTAATTTTAAAAGCCTGTAATATAAAGGAAAAAAATGGTTATGGACTTCTACAATAAAATCGCAATAGCATCAGACCACGCAGGTTTTGAGCTTAAAAAAACACTAATTGACTACTTACACACCTCAAAAATCAGTATTTTTGATCTTGGATGTGACTCTCTTGACTCATGTGATTATCCTGATTTTGGATTTAGACTCGCTAAAGCTATAGAAAACAAGGTTATGGGAATACTTATTTGCGGTTCAGGAATCGGAATGTCAATTGCAGCAAATCGTTTTAAACATATCAGGGCAGCACTTTGCCATACTACTGAGCAAGCAAAATTAGCCAGACAGCATAATAATGCAAATGTGCTAGTTTTAGCTTCAAGATTTATTACAGCTGAATATGCAATCGAAATTATAAAAGCATTCATGGAAACCGAATTTGAAGGCGGACGCCATGAAAAAAGAGTGGAAAAATTATCCGACATTGGAGGGGAATTATGATGACAGATGAACGCCAGGTTTTTGAGTTATTCGATAAAGAAATATTCGATAGCATTTCAAAAGAATACGAAAGGCAAGAAAATCATATTGAACTTATTGCATCTGAAAACTACGCGAGTAAGCAGGTTATGCTTGCGCAAGGATCAGTTTTAACTAATAAATATGCAGAAGGTTATCCTGGTAAAAGATATTATGGTGGATGTGAAGTTGTTGATATTGTAGAAAATTTAGCAATTGATAGAGTTAAAAAACTCTTTAACTGTGGCTTTGCTAATGTTCAACCTCATTCGGGATCACAGGCAAATCAGGCTGTTTATTTAGCTTTACTTAGCCCAGGTGATACAATTTTAGGAATGTCACTGAACTCAGGTGGACATTTAACCCATGGTGCTAAACCAAATATGTCTGGTAAGTGGTTCAATGCGGTTCAATATGAAGTTGATAAAGAAACAAATTTAATTGATTATGAACAAGTTGCAAAACTCGCCAGAGAACATAAGCCAAAAATGATTATTGCAGGTGGTTCTGCATATTCAAGAGTTCTTGATTTTGCAAAGTTCCGTGAAATTTGCGATGAAGTAGGCGCGATTTTTATGGTTGATATGGCTCATATTGCAGGCTTAGTTGCAACTGATCATCATCCAAGCCCGTTTCCTCATGCAGACGTGGTAACATCTACTACGCATAAAACATTAAGAGGTCCTAGGGGCGGAATTGTTCTTACTAACAGTGAAGAAATTGCTAAAAAAGTGAATTCTGCATTATTTCCTGGTCTTCAGGGAGGCCCTCTGATGCATGTTATAGCCGCAAAAGCTGTGGCATTTGGTGAGGCGCTGGATTCTGGATTTAAGACATACATACAAAATGTTGTAGACAATGCTAAAACTCTTGCTGACAAACTTACAACAGGTGGTGTTGATATTGTAACGGGCGGAACAGATAATCACTTAATGCTTGTTGACCTTCGTAAGAAAAATGTTACAGGAAATATCGTTGAGAAAAGTTTAGACAGAGCAGGTATTGCCTGTAATATGAATTCTATTCCTTTCGACTTAGAAAAGCCAACAGTGACATCAGGTATCAGGCTTGGCTCTCCTGCAGCAACTACAAGGGGTTTTGGTAAAAAAGAATTTGCATATACTGCAGATATAATTTTAGAAATTATCGAAGCTCTTGCGAAAGATAAAGAAAATACTTCAGCTGTTGAAGAAAAGGTACTAACGCAAGTAATCGAGCTTTGCAAAAAATTCCCTATGTACGCTCAGACAGAATAAAACAATGTCTAAGCTATTGAAATATATGCCATATGCTCTGGTAGCTATGGCATGTTTCATTTATTTTATCAATGGTTCCAAAATGAATATTCCTATTGCAAATAAAAAAGATTTTGTTCATAACTATCATGGTAAGCAGTATCATGATGATTATCACTGGCTTAAAGATACAAAAATTCTGACTACTAAAACACCGGAAATTATAAGCCATTTAGAAGCAGAAAATAAATACACAGAAGAATTTTTTAAAGATAAAAAAGATTTAATTGATACTTTATATAAGGAAATGGTAGGTCGTGTTAAGCTTGATGATGAAACTGTGCCAGTTGAAATTGACGGATATAAGTATTTCTCGCGTATAAAAGAAAATCAAAACTACTATGCTCATTATCGTATAAATCTAAATAGTAAAGAAGAGTTAGTACTAGATGAAAATGCTCTTGCGATATCAGACTACTTAAGCGTAGGTGCAATATCTGTAAGTAACACACACAAATTTGTTGCGTATAGTCTTGATAGAGTAGGTAACGAAAGGTATTTGCTAAAAATTAGAGATATTTCTGCTAATGTAGACTTAGAACATGAAATTGATAATGTAGTTGATGACATAGTATGGAAATCAGACGATACAGGATTTTATTATGTAATTCCTGATGAAGCATGGCGACCATATAAAATCATGTATTATGATTTAAAAAGTAAACTAAGTCATGAAATTTTCCATGAAAAAGAAGAA encodes the following:
- a CDS encoding nucleoside-diphosphate kinase, with translation MERTLSIIKPDATKSNYTGAINKIFEDAGLKIVAQKRMNLTKKMAEGFYAEHKERPFFGELVDFMISGPVVVQVLQGNDAIALNRKLMGATNPANAEEGTIRKLFAKSMGENSVHGSDSPEAAKREVAYFFAEIEIAE
- a CDS encoding 50S ribosomal protein L33 — its product is MAKKNIVLIKMVSTAGTGYFYVAKKNPKKMTKKLLLKKYDPKVRKHVEFKEEKIK
- a CDS encoding ribose 5-phosphate isomerase B → MDFYNKIAIASDHAGFELKKTLIDYLHTSKISIFDLGCDSLDSCDYPDFGFRLAKAIENKVMGILICGSGIGMSIAANRFKHIRAALCHTTEQAKLARQHNNANVLVLASRFITAEYAIEIIKAFMETEFEGGRHEKRVEKLSDIGGEL
- the glyA gene encoding serine hydroxymethyltransferase (catalyzes the reaction of glycine with 5,10-methylenetetrahydrofolate to form L-serine and tetrahydrofolate) codes for the protein MMTDERQVFELFDKEIFDSISKEYERQENHIELIASENYASKQVMLAQGSVLTNKYAEGYPGKRYYGGCEVVDIVENLAIDRVKKLFNCGFANVQPHSGSQANQAVYLALLSPGDTILGMSLNSGGHLTHGAKPNMSGKWFNAVQYEVDKETNLIDYEQVAKLAREHKPKMIIAGGSAYSRVLDFAKFREICDEVGAIFMVDMAHIAGLVATDHHPSPFPHADVVTSTTHKTLRGPRGGIVLTNSEEIAKKVNSALFPGLQGGPLMHVIAAKAVAFGEALDSGFKTYIQNVVDNAKTLADKLTTGGVDIVTGGTDNHLMLVDLRKKNVTGNIVEKSLDRAGIACNMNSIPFDLEKPTVTSGIRLGSPAATTRGFGKKEFAYTADIILEIIEALAKDKENTSAVEEKVLTQVIELCKKFPMYAQTE